One part of the Rutidosis leptorrhynchoides isolate AG116_Rl617_1_P2 chromosome 1, CSIRO_AGI_Rlap_v1, whole genome shotgun sequence genome encodes these proteins:
- the LOC139875113 gene encoding serine/threonine-protein kinase D6PK-like: MYFEQKMKRIHESTKFPVHNQIFDMEKLSNTHFSLVPDDMNRAKAYEFRNSAPPVSVRKWKGKNSLNDIDEIMLDVITFKESDDSLDEIGSTSFSGASHPPEPIDIDLMMSPVCVPIDQTKVKPPDDKLLVKSSIESSPLHRDSEKECIWDISLPPSGNVSPLSMSIGNSCCTSVHPSDGIVSTKGSIRGDSLESGKSSISRASDSSGPSDDSNWSSFTSSGNKPHKGNDPRWMAILAIRARDGLLGMNQFRLLRRLGCGDIGSVYLSELSGTRCYFAMKVMDKASLASRKKLARAQTEREILQLLDHPFLPTLYTHFETDRFTCFVMEYCPGGDLHTLRQRQPGRHFSELAARFYAAEVLLGLEYLHMLGVVYRDLKPENVLVRDDGHIMLSDFDLSLRCAVSPTLVRSSLDSDLSKRKPSCIEPTSACIQPSCFLPRIFPQKSKKKTSRNSRADPTPLFGSLPELVAEPTAARSMSFVGTHEYLAPEIIKGEGHGSAVDWWTFGIFLHELLYGKTPFKGAGNRATLFNVVGQQLKFPEAPATSNASRDLIKGLLAKEPQNRLGVKRGATEIKQHPFFEGVNWALIRCSTPPEVPKPVEVEPQPVNFQAGDTVEAGNNSSKTMVGMNDVKSGGTYLDFEFF; encoded by the exons ATGTACTTTGAACAAAAAATGAAAAGGATACATGAATCAACGAAGTTTCCTGTTCACAACCAAATTTTCGATATGGAGAAGTTATCGAACACACATTTTAGTTTGGTTCCAGATGATATGAATCGAGCCAAAGCGTACGAATTTCGTAATTCGGCTCCACCTGTCTCCGTGAGAAAATGGAAAGGGAAAAACTCGTTAAATGATATCGATGAGATTATGTTAGATGTGATTACATTTAAAGAAAGCGATGATTCTTTAGATGAAATCGGTTCGACGTCGTTTTCAGGAGCCAGTCACCCACCTGAACCTATTGATATCGATCTTATGATGAGCCCGGTGTGTGTGCCCATTGACCAAACAAAAGTCAAACCACCCGACGACAAATTGTTAGTAAAAAGCTCGATCGAAAGTTCTCCCCTGCATCGAGATTCAGAAAAGGAGTGTATTTGGGATATTTCTTTACCTCCTAGTGGTAATGTAAGCCCGCTTAGTATGAGTATTGGTAACAGTTGTTGCACGAGCGTACATCCTAGTGATGGGATCGTAAGTACAAAAGGAAGCATTCGAGGAGATTCATTAGAAAGTGGGAAATCGAGTATTAGTAGAGCAAGTGATAGTAGCGGGCCAAGTGACGATAGTAACTGGAGTAGTTTTACGAGCAGTGGTAATAAGCCTCACAAAGGGAATGATCCTAGGTGGATGGCTATTCTTGCTATACGGGCTCGAGATGGGCTTTTGGGTATGAATCAATTTAGGTTGTTGAGACGACTTGGTTGTGGTGACATTGGTAGCGTGTATTTATCCGAGTTGAGTGGGACCCGTTGTTACTTTGCAATGAAGGTTATGGATAAGGCGTCGCTTGCTAGCAGAAAGAAGTTGGCACGAGCCCAGACCGAGCGAGAGATTTTACAACTGCTTGATCACCCGTTTTTACCTACCTTGTATACCCATTTTGAAACAGATCGGTTTACTTGTTTCGTTATGGAATATTGTCCTGGAGGTGATTTGCATACTTTAAGACAACGTCAACCCGGAAGACATTTCTCAGAACTTGCAGCAAG GTTTTATGCTGCTGAAGTTTTATTAGGGCTCGAGTATCTTCATATGCTGGGAGTGGTGTATCGCGACCTGAAACCTGAAAATGTTTTGGTACGTGATGACGGGCACATAATGCTGTCTGACTTTGACCTTTCCTTAAGATGTGCAGTATCGCCTACTCTTGTGAGATCGTCTTTAGATTCTGATCTCTCCAAACGAAAACCGTCCTGTATCGAGCCCACATCAGCATGCATCCAACCCTCATGTTTCCTCCCACGCATTTTTCCTCAAAAAAGCAAAAAGAAAACCAGTCGGAACTCACGAGCTGACCCGACCCCACTTTTTGGATCACTGCCTGAACTCGTTGCAGAGCCAACTGCAGCCAGGTCCATGTCTTTTGTCGGGACTCACGAATATCTAGCTCCCGAAATCATCAAAGGAGAAGGACATGGAAGCGCTGTTGATTGGTGGACGTTCGGGATATTTTTACACGAATTATTATACGGCAAAACACCTTTCAAGGGTGCAGGAAATCGAGCCACTTTGTTCAATGTGGTTGGTCAGCAGTTAAAGTTTCCAGAAGCACCGGCTACTAGTAATGCAAGCCGGGATCTTATTAAGGGTTTGCTCGCAAAAGAGCCTCAAAACAGGCTTGGAGTCAAAAGAGGAGCCACTGAGATTAAACAGCACCCGTTTTTTGAAGGCGTGAACTGGGCCCTGATTCGTTGCAGCACGCCTCCTGAAGTGCCGAAGCCTGTGGAGGTGGAGCCACAACCTGTGAATTTTCAGGCAGGCGATACAGTTGAGGCAGGTAATAACAGTAGTAAAACAATGGTTGGAATGAATGATGTGAAGTCTGGGGGTACTTATTTGGATTTCGAGTTTTTTTAG